From Proteiniborus sp. MB09-C3, the proteins below share one genomic window:
- the sleB gene encoding spore cortex-lytic enzyme gives MKKIVLILSILIIVTFTAGTFYINENIHSVQAKEQAMLQERILYWGSEGEDVRQVQSRLSQWGYLVGDVDGIYGADTYRAVRRFQRANGLNEDGVVGPATASAIGISLAGPAAETGTGLSREGDVYLLAKAIHAEARGEPYIGKVAVGAVILNRTRHPSFPSTIAGVIYQPLAFTAVDDGQINLEPDEESIRAARDAINGWDPTYGCRYYWNPATATSTWIWSRQVVIKIGKHWFGN, from the coding sequence TTGAAGAAGATAGTTTTAATCTTAAGCATCTTAATAATAGTAACATTTACTGCAGGCACCTTTTACATAAACGAAAATATACATTCAGTGCAGGCAAAGGAGCAAGCAATGTTACAGGAAAGAATTCTATATTGGGGGTCAGAAGGAGAAGACGTAAGGCAAGTTCAATCCAGACTTTCTCAATGGGGATATCTTGTAGGTGATGTTGATGGCATATATGGAGCTGATACATATAGGGCCGTAAGAAGGTTTCAAAGAGCTAATGGCTTAAATGAAGATGGGGTAGTAGGACCAGCTACAGCATCAGCAATAGGGATTTCCCTTGCTGGCCCAGCTGCCGAAACTGGTACAGGACTTAGCAGGGAAGGAGACGTGTATTTATTAGCAAAGGCAATACATGCAGAAGCAAGGGGTGAGCCTTATATAGGAAAAGTTGCTGTAGGAGCAGTCATACTCAATAGAACAAGACACCCTTCATTTCCTAGTACAATAGCAGGGGTAATATATCAACCCTTAGCCTTTACGGCAGTAGACGATGGGCAGATAAATCTAGAGCCAGATGAAGAATCAATACGAGCTGCAAGAGATGCAATAAATGGGTGGGATCCAACCTATGGATGTAGGTATTACTGGAATCCTGCAACAGCTACTAGTACATGGATATGGTCTAGACAGGTGGTTATAAAAATAGGTAAACACTGGTTCGGAAACTAG
- the spoIIR gene encoding stage II sporulation protein R → MRLMKNRKWILLTSIVIVISAVFLNYIFSSSISSEAYKNKLIRLHVLANSDSPEDQELKLKVRDKIIDNMNDKLKDSNSIDETREIVKSNIEEIKKTALEEIKLDGKEYQVSVSLDNQNFPTKSYGGFTLPAGEYEALRVVIGEGKGQNWWCVMFPPLCFIDITNGLTDNKTKDELRKVLTEEEFNMIISAKDKEEMPIILKSKVLELFEKGRIQLAKIFVAGRH, encoded by the coding sequence ATGAGATTAATGAAAAATAGAAAGTGGATATTACTTACTAGTATTGTAATTGTAATATCAGCAGTATTTTTAAATTACATATTTAGTTCAAGCATTAGTAGCGAGGCATATAAGAATAAGCTCATAAGACTACATGTACTAGCAAATAGTGATTCGCCAGAGGATCAAGAATTAAAGCTAAAAGTCAGAGACAAAATAATAGATAATATGAATGATAAGCTAAAGGATTCAAATTCAATCGATGAAACTAGAGAAATAGTGAAAAGCAATATTGAAGAAATAAAGAAAACAGCCCTAGAAGAAATAAAATTGGACGGAAAGGAATATCAGGTATCAGTTTCATTGGATAATCAAAATTTCCCAACAAAATCCTACGGAGGATTTACATTACCCGCAGGAGAATATGAGGCCCTGAGAGTAGTCATAGGAGAGGGCAAGGGACAAAACTGGTGGTGTGTAATGTTTCCGCCATTATGCTTCATAGATATAACAAATGGATTAACAGATAACAAAACAAAGGACGAGTTAAGAAAGGTTTTAACAGAAGAAGAATTCAATATGATAATAAGTGCAAAAGACAAAGAGGAAATGCCAATAATTTTAAAATCAAAGGTACTAGAGCTATTTGAAAAAGGAAGAATTCAACTTGCAAAGATTTTTGTAGCTGGCAGACATTAG